The Micromonospora sp. NBC_00421 genome contains a region encoding:
- a CDS encoding PadR family transcriptional regulator gives MADSGVNPTAAALLGLLHEGPMTGGQLMAAAERRLAPYWSMTRSQVYRELPVLAERGFVRLGKPGPRMSQPYAITASGKRTFSRWLAENPGRDTIRNPIALRIAFGNLHSASQLKNLYTSANEYHTEALAYVREQVKTAKKEGDEYDASALEFAVAYHKAALSWLKTAPVG, from the coding sequence ATGGCGGATTCCGGAGTCAACCCCACTGCGGCGGCCCTGCTGGGGTTGTTGCATGAGGGCCCGATGACAGGCGGCCAGCTGATGGCCGCCGCTGAGCGCCGACTGGCGCCGTACTGGTCTATGACACGCAGTCAGGTCTACCGTGAGTTGCCGGTGCTGGCGGAGCGTGGTTTCGTGCGGCTGGGCAAGCCCGGGCCGCGGATGAGCCAACCCTACGCGATAACCGCGTCCGGGAAGCGGACCTTCTCCCGCTGGCTGGCGGAGAACCCCGGCCGGGACACCATCCGCAACCCGATCGCCCTGCGGATCGCGTTCGGCAACCTGCACTCGGCCAGTCAGCTCAAGAACCTCTACACCTCGGCCAACGAATACCACACCGAGGCCCTCGCGTACGTCCGGGAGCAGGTCAAGACCGCCAAGAAGGAGGGCGACGAGTACGACGCCAGCGCGCTGGAGTTCGCCGTCGCCTACCACAAGGCCGCGCTGTCCTGGCTCAAGACCGCCCCGGTCGGCTGA
- a CDS encoding GNAT family N-acetyltransferase: protein MTPEIIEAGRLRLRPYRLTDTDDLAAGCADPVNLRFNPTMPKPYTLADAHRWITEGAPAAWRSGGVAYAIVDAGTDRLVGGAGLGHLAPGRGQAELGYWVAPWARRRGIATAATRALATAAFRAGLTRLELLVHAENPVSQRVALAAGFHPEGVRRSAGQDRDGSRHDLLAWVRLAGDPPGPAPRPLPDLPDGRLTDGVVTLRRLSPADAEPLYRLYTRPEVVATRVRQAPPTRADIARRCAVAESEWLTGRSADFALLDAVTGAMVGGCALIYDEPATGQAMIGYSLLPEARGRGLATRAVRLLSGWAFGPVGLARLWAGNAPWDTASQRVLQRAGFHQEGLMRARLPAQGTTPRPDTVLWSLLPTDPQ from the coding sequence GTGACGCCGGAGATCATCGAGGCCGGCCGGCTGCGGCTGCGGCCGTACCGCCTGACCGACACCGACGACCTCGCCGCCGGGTGTGCCGATCCGGTGAACCTGCGGTTCAACCCGACGATGCCGAAGCCGTACACCCTGGCCGACGCCCACCGGTGGATCACCGAGGGCGCCCCGGCGGCCTGGCGGAGCGGCGGCGTCGCGTACGCGATCGTCGACGCCGGCACCGACCGGCTCGTCGGCGGTGCCGGGCTCGGCCACCTCGCGCCCGGCCGGGGTCAGGCGGAGCTGGGCTACTGGGTGGCACCCTGGGCGCGGCGGCGCGGGATCGCCACCGCGGCCACCCGGGCGCTGGCGACCGCCGCGTTCCGGGCCGGCCTGACCCGGCTGGAGCTGCTCGTCCACGCCGAGAACCCGGTCAGCCAGCGGGTCGCGCTGGCCGCCGGTTTCCACCCCGAGGGGGTACGCCGGTCCGCCGGCCAGGACCGCGACGGCAGCCGGCACGACCTGCTCGCCTGGGTACGCCTCGCCGGCGACCCACCCGGCCCGGCCCCGCGCCCGCTGCCGGATCTACCCGACGGCCGGCTCACCGACGGGGTGGTGACGTTGCGGCGGCTCTCACCTGCGGACGCCGAGCCGCTGTACCGGCTGTACACCCGCCCCGAGGTGGTGGCGACCCGGGTCCGTCAGGCCCCACCGACCCGGGCAGACATCGCCCGACGTTGCGCCGTCGCCGAGAGCGAATGGCTGACCGGCCGGTCGGCCGACTTCGCGCTGCTCGACGCGGTGACCGGCGCGATGGTCGGCGGCTGCGCCCTGATCTACGACGAACCGGCCACCGGCCAGGCGATGATCGGCTACAGCCTGTTGCCCGAGGCGCGCGGCCGGGGTCTGGCCACCCGGGCCGTCCGGCTGCTCTCCGGCTGGGCGTTCGGCCCGGTCGGCCTGGCCCGCCTCTGGGCCGGCAACGCCCCCTGGGACACCGCCTCCCAGCGGGTCCTGCAACGGGCCGGCTTCCACCAGGAGGGCCTGATGCGCGCCCGCCTCCCCGCCCAGGGCACCACCCCCCGCCCCGACACGGTCCTCTGGTCCCTCCTCCCCACCGACCCCCAATAA
- a CDS encoding Rv3235 family protein translates to MADSRRPGPTRPPIRLRPAPVADPPYVDEVPDLWPRPAGQLALDLFGTGQPPVGRPASRRPDPRPRPGHPAAPPPPPPATATPEATRAAHRFVGTCLEILNGYRPPGQIRALVEPGSTVEVTEQLARAASRTPPVRRRSTRPAVHLRRLRVCEPRAAAVEVAAVVTAGGRTWAMALRLEHRRGRWLCTTLQVI, encoded by the coding sequence ATGGCCGACTCCCGCCGTCCGGGGCCGACCCGACCGCCGATCCGGTTGCGCCCCGCCCCCGTCGCCGATCCGCCCTACGTCGACGAGGTGCCTGATCTGTGGCCCCGGCCAGCCGGCCAACTCGCCCTCGACCTGTTCGGTACGGGACAACCGCCCGTCGGCCGCCCGGCCAGCAGGCGACCCGACCCCCGGCCCCGCCCCGGGCATCCGGCCGCCCCGCCACCGCCACCGCCCGCCACCGCCACTCCCGAGGCGACCCGCGCGGCCCACCGGTTCGTCGGCACCTGCCTGGAGATCCTCAACGGCTACCGGCCCCCCGGCCAGATCCGGGCCCTGGTCGAGCCGGGCTCCACCGTCGAGGTGACCGAACAACTCGCCCGCGCCGCCTCCCGCACGCCGCCGGTGCGTCGGCGCTCCACCCGGCCCGCCGTACACCTACGCCGGCTGCGGGTGTGTGAGCCACGAGCCGCAGCGGTCGAGGTGGCCGCCGTGGTCACCGCCGGCGGTCGCACCTGGGCAATGGCGCTCCGCCTGGAACACCGCCGGGGCCGCTGGCTCTGCACCACCCTCCAGGTCATCTGA
- a CDS encoding DUF6912 family protein encodes MGDELVRVYVPATVPMLALLRERGLPASGGHAVTPMLREWYAEGDEEELEYVAFTRAAQDALQLLREDSAAPRRRVVVSVDLPATAVGRGDGELGSSVVELDGPVPASAVAALHVDGTDAVEDVAAAVDVVVEALDGDPDAQFTVDGAEDHELEWYAPSEWELLLRTAS; translated from the coding sequence GTGGGCGACGAGTTGGTCCGGGTGTACGTGCCGGCGACCGTGCCGATGCTGGCCCTGCTGCGCGAGCGGGGACTGCCGGCCAGCGGCGGGCACGCGGTCACCCCCATGCTGCGGGAGTGGTACGCCGAGGGCGACGAGGAGGAGCTGGAGTACGTCGCCTTCACCCGGGCCGCCCAGGACGCCCTGCAACTGCTGCGGGAGGATTCGGCCGCGCCCCGCCGTCGGGTGGTCGTCTCGGTGGACCTGCCCGCGACCGCCGTCGGTCGGGGCGACGGCGAGCTGGGCTCCAGCGTGGTGGAGCTCGACGGGCCGGTGCCGGCGTCGGCGGTGGCCGCCTTGCACGTGGACGGGACCGACGCGGTCGAGGACGTGGCCGCCGCCGTCGACGTGGTGGTCGAGGCGCTCGACGGTGACCCGGACGCCCAGTTCACCGTCGACGGGGCCGAGGACCACGAGTTGGAGTGGTACGCCCCCTCCGAGTGGGAACTGCTGCTCCGCACCGCCTCCTGA
- a CDS encoding GNAT family N-acetyltransferase, with protein MEPVEIIEGGMLLRPWLAADADDVHRACQDPDIQRWTTVPRPYRPEHAHGFVTEIAPRAWADGTGAPFAVCDAATGELLGSCGLVSIDRALDSAEIGYWTAPWARGRGVTVRAVRAVARWAFGALALRRLVWQAEVGNHFSRLVALRAGFQVSGELRLAHPVEGGRAEGWIGSLLPGEVPAGQVPAGGAPGPAGPGTLDARRAAVFGRPQPVLFATTGGTELRLRPMEERDLDGVVATCRDAETVRWTSVPHTYQRTDAEDYLGYGGLSWARGSSACFVLADPDDAYAGTVDLRLSPTDPLLAEVGFMTAPHARGRGWMPAALGALAAWGVTSLGLARVEWKAHVGNTASRRVAEKAGFTVEGTLRGGVSQRGNRIDAWVGALLAEDLT; from the coding sequence ATGGAGCCTGTGGAGATCATCGAGGGCGGCATGCTGCTGCGTCCGTGGCTCGCCGCGGACGCCGACGACGTACACCGGGCTTGCCAGGACCCGGACATCCAGCGCTGGACCACCGTACCGCGTCCGTACCGGCCTGAACACGCCCACGGATTCGTCACCGAGATCGCTCCCCGGGCCTGGGCCGACGGCACCGGCGCGCCGTTCGCGGTCTGCGACGCGGCCACCGGCGAGCTGCTCGGCTCCTGCGGCCTGGTCTCGATCGACCGCGCCCTCGACTCCGCCGAGATCGGCTACTGGACCGCCCCCTGGGCCCGCGGCCGGGGGGTCACCGTCCGGGCCGTCCGGGCGGTCGCCCGCTGGGCCTTCGGGGCGCTGGCGCTACGCCGACTCGTCTGGCAGGCCGAGGTCGGCAACCACTTCTCCCGGCTGGTCGCGCTGCGGGCCGGCTTCCAGGTCTCCGGCGAACTGCGGCTCGCCCACCCCGTCGAGGGCGGTCGGGCCGAGGGCTGGATCGGCTCGCTACTGCCCGGCGAGGTGCCGGCCGGCCAGGTGCCGGCCGGCGGTGCACCCGGTCCGGCCGGGCCGGGCACCCTGGACGCCCGCCGGGCCGCCGTGTTCGGCCGACCGCAACCCGTCCTGTTCGCCACCACCGGCGGCACCGAGCTGCGGCTGCGGCCGATGGAGGAACGGGACCTGGACGGGGTGGTCGCCACCTGCCGGGACGCCGAGACCGTCCGGTGGACCAGCGTGCCGCACACATACCAGCGCACCGATGCGGAGGACTACCTGGGCTACGGCGGGCTGTCCTGGGCGCGGGGCAGCAGCGCGTGCTTCGTGCTGGCCGACCCGGACGACGCCTACGCCGGCACCGTCGACCTGCGGTTGAGCCCCACCGATCCGCTGCTGGCCGAGGTCGGTTTCATGACCGCGCCGCACGCACGGGGGCGGGGCTGGATGCCGGCCGCGCTCGGCGCGCTCGCCGCCTGGGGTGTCACCAGCCTGGGCCTGGCCCGGGTCGAGTGGAAGGCCCACGTCGGCAACACCGCCTCCCGCCGGGTCGCCGAGAAGGCCGGTTTCACCGTCGAGGGCACGCTGCGGGGCGGGGTGTCGCAGCGGGGGAACCGGATCGACGCCTGGGTCGGCGCGCTGCTCGCCGAGGACCTGACGTGA
- the secA gene encoding preprotein translocase subunit SecA, which translates to MSILEKVLRAGEGRMVRRLKAIAAAVNSIEDDYVNLTDDELRSLTDQYRERLADGETLDDLLPEAFATVREAAARVLGQRPYDVQVMGGAALHFGNIAEMKTGEGKTLTSVMAVYLNALSGKGVHVVTVNDYLAQRDAAWMGQVHEFLGLTVGVVLPNRPAVEHKAAYECDITYGTNNEFGFDYLRDNMAWSHDELVQRGHNFAVVDEVDSILIDEARTPLIISGPAEHSARWYGEFAGVVARLQSGKDGEGDYEVDYAKRTIAVTERGVAKVEDRLGIDNLYESVNTPLVGYLNNAIKAKELYKRDKDYIVSDGEVLIVDEFTGRILHGRRYNEGMHQAIEAKEGVEIKQENQTLATITLQNYFRLYEKLSGMTGTAQTEAGEFNKVYKVGVVTIPTHRPMVRMDKADVIYKTEKAKFNAVIEDIAERHQAGQPVLVGTVSVENSEILSTLLRRRGIPHSVLNAKFHAREAEIVAQAGRKGAVTVATNMAGRGTDILLGGNAEFLAANELRQRGLDPAEQEDEYAKAMEEVLPTWKQACETEAEEVAAAGGLYVLGTERHESRRIDNQLRGRAGRQGDPGESRFYLSLQDELMKRFRAGAVEAVMERFNIPEDVPIESKMVTRQIKNAQAQIEGQNAEIRKNVLKYDEVLNKQRQVIYAERLRVLNGEDLSDQVRNMIDDTVGAYVVGATSDGYAEDWDLDQLWTSLKQLYPVGVTVEELEEEVGSRAGLDQDFLLARLREDANAAYDRREESLGEEATRQLERMVLLQVIDRKWREHLYEMDYLQEGISLRAYAQRDPVIEYQREGFDMFATMMEGIKEETVGFLYNLEVQVQEPEPEAEEVQLLEKPVEIRAKGLNRAPQQQGLQYSAPTIDGEAGAGAVTVERPEPAPSAPALGIGGGQQQPRPQARPAAGPSPRPAAAGASGQAAAASTARRNTGPVDRAAEGGPSRNAPCPCGSGRKYKRCHGAPNGGA; encoded by the coding sequence GTGTCGATTCTGGAAAAGGTCCTCCGCGCGGGCGAGGGCCGTATGGTGCGCCGGCTGAAGGCCATCGCCGCCGCCGTCAACTCGATCGAGGACGACTACGTCAACCTCACCGACGACGAGCTGCGGTCACTGACCGATCAGTACCGGGAGCGGCTCGCCGACGGTGAGACCCTCGACGACCTGCTGCCCGAGGCGTTCGCCACGGTGCGCGAGGCGGCTGCCCGGGTGCTCGGCCAGCGGCCGTACGACGTCCAGGTGATGGGTGGCGCGGCACTGCACTTCGGCAACATCGCCGAGATGAAGACCGGTGAGGGCAAGACGCTGACCTCGGTCATGGCGGTCTACCTCAACGCGCTCTCCGGCAAGGGCGTGCACGTGGTCACCGTCAACGACTACCTGGCCCAGCGCGACGCCGCCTGGATGGGCCAGGTGCACGAGTTCCTGGGCCTGACCGTCGGCGTGGTGCTGCCCAACAGGCCGGCCGTCGAGCACAAGGCCGCCTACGAGTGCGACATCACCTACGGCACCAACAACGAGTTCGGCTTCGACTACCTGCGCGACAACATGGCGTGGTCGCATGACGAGTTGGTGCAGCGTGGGCACAACTTCGCGGTGGTCGACGAGGTCGACTCGATCCTGATCGACGAGGCCCGGACCCCGCTGATCATCTCCGGCCCGGCCGAGCACTCCGCCCGCTGGTACGGCGAGTTCGCCGGGGTGGTGGCCCGCCTCCAGTCCGGCAAGGACGGCGAGGGCGACTACGAGGTCGACTACGCCAAGCGCACCATCGCGGTCACCGAGCGCGGCGTGGCCAAGGTGGAGGACCGGCTCGGCATCGACAACCTCTACGAGTCGGTGAACACCCCGCTGGTCGGCTACCTCAACAACGCGATCAAGGCCAAGGAGCTCTACAAGCGCGACAAGGACTACATCGTCAGCGACGGCGAGGTCCTGATCGTCGACGAGTTCACCGGGCGCATCCTGCACGGCCGCCGCTACAACGAGGGCATGCACCAGGCGATCGAGGCCAAGGAGGGGGTGGAGATCAAGCAGGAGAACCAGACCCTGGCCACCATCACCCTCCAGAACTACTTCCGCCTCTACGAGAAGCTCTCCGGCATGACCGGTACCGCCCAGACCGAGGCGGGCGAGTTCAACAAGGTCTACAAGGTCGGCGTGGTGACCATCCCGACGCACCGGCCGATGGTCCGGATGGACAAGGCCGACGTCATCTACAAGACCGAGAAGGCCAAGTTCAACGCGGTCATCGAGGACATCGCCGAGCGGCACCAGGCCGGCCAGCCGGTGCTGGTCGGCACCGTCTCGGTGGAGAACTCCGAGATCCTGTCCACGCTGCTGCGCCGCCGGGGCATCCCGCACTCGGTGCTCAACGCGAAGTTCCACGCCCGCGAGGCCGAGATCGTCGCCCAGGCCGGCCGCAAGGGTGCGGTCACCGTCGCCACCAACATGGCCGGCCGCGGCACCGACATCCTGCTCGGCGGCAACGCCGAGTTCCTCGCCGCCAACGAGCTGCGCCAGCGTGGCCTCGACCCGGCCGAGCAGGAGGACGAGTACGCCAAGGCGATGGAGGAGGTCCTCCCCACCTGGAAGCAGGCGTGCGAGACCGAGGCCGAGGAGGTCGCCGCCGCCGGTGGCCTCTACGTGCTCGGCACCGAGCGGCACGAGTCCCGCCGGATCGACAACCAGCTGCGCGGTCGGGCCGGCCGGCAGGGTGACCCGGGCGAGTCCCGGTTCTACCTGTCGCTGCAGGACGAGCTGATGAAGCGGTTCCGGGCCGGTGCCGTCGAGGCGGTGATGGAGCGGTTCAACATCCCGGAGGACGTGCCCATCGAGTCGAAGATGGTCACCCGGCAGATCAAGAACGCCCAGGCCCAGATCGAGGGCCAGAACGCCGAGATCCGCAAGAACGTCCTGAAGTACGACGAGGTGCTCAACAAGCAGCGCCAGGTGATCTACGCCGAGCGGCTGCGCGTGCTCAACGGCGAGGACCTCTCCGACCAGGTCCGCAACATGATCGACGACACCGTCGGCGCGTACGTGGTGGGAGCCACCAGCGACGGCTACGCCGAGGACTGGGACCTCGACCAGCTCTGGACGAGCCTCAAGCAGCTCTACCCGGTCGGCGTCACCGTGGAGGAACTGGAGGAGGAGGTCGGCTCCCGGGCCGGCCTGGACCAGGACTTCCTGCTCGCCCGCCTCCGGGAGGACGCGAACGCCGCGTACGACAGGCGCGAGGAGAGCCTCGGCGAGGAGGCCACCCGGCAGCTTGAGCGGATGGTGCTGCTCCAGGTCATCGACCGCAAGTGGCGTGAGCACCTCTACGAGATGGACTACCTCCAGGAGGGCATCAGCCTCCGGGCGTACGCCCAGCGCGACCCGGTCATCGAGTACCAGCGCGAGGGCTTCGACATGTTCGCCACCATGATGGAGGGCATCAAGGAGGAGACGGTCGGCTTCCTCTACAACCTCGAGGTGCAGGTCCAGGAGCCGGAGCCGGAGGCCGAGGAGGTCCAGCTGCTGGAGAAGCCGGTCGAGATCCGGGCCAAGGGGCTCAACCGCGCGCCGCAGCAGCAGGGCCTGCAATACTCCGCCCCCACCATCGACGGTGAGGCCGGCGCGGGCGCGGTGACCGTGGAGCGGCCCGAGCCGGCGCCTTCGGCGCCGGCGCTCGGCATCGGGGGCGGGCAGCAGCAGCCCCGGCCCCAGGCCCGGCCCGCCGCCGGTCCGTCGCCTCGCCCGGCTGCCGCCGGGGCGAGCGGCCAGGCCGCCGCGGCCAGCACCGCCCGACGCAACACGGGCCCGGTCGACCGGGCGGCCGAGGGTGGCCCGTCCCGTAACGCCCCCTGCCCGTGCGGCTCCGGCCGTAAGTACAAGCGCTGCCACGGCGCACCCAACGGCGGCGCCTGA
- a CDS encoding helix-turn-helix domain-containing protein, producing the protein MEPRFLLLSDVAAELNVSDSQVYHMVRSGELPAIKIGGRGQWRVERARLEEYIQLKYAETAEWVRGNPLTDRDPE; encoded by the coding sequence GTGGAGCCGAGGTTTCTCCTGCTCTCCGACGTGGCCGCCGAGCTGAACGTGTCGGACTCGCAGGTCTACCACATGGTACGCAGCGGCGAGCTGCCCGCCATCAAGATCGGCGGACGGGGTCAGTGGCGGGTCGAGCGCGCCCGGCTGGAGGAGTACATCCAGCTCAAGTACGCCGAGACTGCCGAGTGGGTACGCGGCAACCCGCTCACCGACCGCGACCCGGAGTGA
- the pruA gene encoding L-glutamate gamma-semialdehyde dehydrogenase — MDAVFSVPEPHNEPVRTYEPGSADRERLQRRLTELAAERIDLPMTIAGTRRMAGGDPIDVVQPHRHAHVLGVTGHATHDDARAAVQAAKDAAPMWRALPFEERAAIFLRAAELLAGPWRDTLNAATMLGQSKTAVQAEIDSACEFIDFLRFNVHFARELLAAQPNSSPGVWNRFDHRPLEGFVYAVTPFNFTAIAGNLPSAPALLGNTVVWKPGPTQQFAAHFTMRLFEAAGLPPGVINMVTGRGEEVSDVVLADPDLAGIHFTGSTRVFQQLWRTVGENIAGYRGYPRLVGETGGKDFVVAHSSADVDALHTALLRGAYEYQGQKCSAASRAYVPRSLWEGGLRDRLAATADSLTYGDVTDFGNFGGAVIDARAYARHTAALELIAGDDSCRVLAGGTADDSVGWFVRPTLFECADLAHETFTTEYFGPILGVHVFDDARFDDVVAQAESIAPYALTGSIFATDRRVVDAVAEKMRYAAGNFYINDKPTGAVVGQQPFGGARASGTNDKAGSWHNLVRWMSPRTIKETFVPPTDHTYPHMG; from the coding sequence ATGGACGCCGTCTTCTCCGTACCCGAGCCGCACAACGAGCCGGTACGCACCTACGAGCCGGGCAGCGCCGACCGGGAGCGGCTCCAGCGACGGCTGACCGAGCTGGCCGCCGAGCGGATCGACCTGCCGATGACCATCGCGGGCACCCGGCGGATGGCCGGTGGCGACCCGATCGACGTGGTCCAGCCGCACCGGCACGCGCACGTTCTCGGGGTCACCGGCCACGCCACCCACGACGACGCCCGTGCTGCGGTGCAGGCCGCCAAGGACGCCGCGCCGATGTGGCGGGCGCTCCCGTTCGAGGAGCGGGCCGCGATCTTCCTGCGCGCCGCCGAGCTGCTCGCCGGCCCATGGCGGGACACCCTCAACGCGGCCACCATGCTCGGCCAGTCCAAGACCGCCGTCCAGGCGGAGATCGACTCGGCCTGCGAGTTCATCGACTTCCTCCGGTTCAACGTGCACTTCGCCCGCGAGTTGCTGGCGGCCCAGCCGAACTCGTCGCCGGGGGTGTGGAACCGGTTCGACCACCGTCCGCTCGAAGGTTTCGTCTACGCGGTGACCCCGTTCAACTTCACCGCGATCGCCGGCAACCTGCCCTCGGCGCCGGCTCTGCTCGGCAACACCGTGGTCTGGAAGCCGGGCCCGACCCAGCAGTTCGCGGCGCACTTCACCATGCGGCTGTTCGAGGCGGCCGGGCTGCCCCCCGGCGTGATCAACATGGTCACCGGGCGGGGCGAGGAGGTCTCCGACGTGGTGCTCGCCGACCCCGACCTGGCCGGCATCCACTTCACCGGCTCGACCAGGGTGTTCCAGCAGCTGTGGCGCACCGTCGGCGAGAACATCGCCGGCTACCGGGGTTACCCCCGGCTGGTCGGCGAGACCGGCGGCAAGGACTTCGTCGTGGCGCACTCCAGCGCCGACGTCGACGCCCTGCACACCGCGCTGCTCCGGGGCGCCTACGAATACCAGGGCCAGAAGTGTTCGGCCGCCTCGCGGGCGTACGTCCCCCGGTCGCTCTGGGAGGGTGGGCTGCGGGACCGGCTGGCCGCCACCGCCGACTCGCTGACCTACGGCGACGTGACCGACTTCGGCAACTTCGGCGGTGCGGTGATCGACGCCCGGGCGTACGCCCGGCACACCGCCGCGCTGGAGCTGATCGCCGGGGACGACAGCTGCCGGGTGCTGGCCGGGGGCACCGCCGACGACTCGGTCGGGTGGTTCGTGCGGCCGACCCTGTTCGAGTGCGCCGACCTGGCACACGAGACGTTCACCACCGAGTACTTCGGCCCGATCCTCGGCGTGCACGTCTTCGACGACGCCCGGTTCGACGACGTGGTCGCCCAGGCCGAGTCGATCGCCCCGTACGCGCTGACCGGGTCGATCTTCGCCACCGACCGCCGGGTGGTCGACGCGGTCGCCGAGAAGATGCGGTACGCGGCCGGCAACTTCTACATCAACGACAAGCCGACCGGCGCGGTGGTCGGGCAGCAGCCCTTCGGCGGCGCGCGGGCCAGCGGCACCAACGACAAGGCCGGGTCGTGGCACAACCTGGTCCGCTGGATGTCACCCCGGACCATCAAGGAGACGTTCGTGCCGCCGACCGACCACACGTACCCGCACATGGGCTGA
- the ftsE gene encoding cell division ATP-binding protein FtsE, translated as MIQLEQVTKTYPKASRPSLDNVSVSIEKGEFVFFIGPSGSGKSTIIKMLLHEVAPNKGRVVVNGKDVTSMRSWKRPHFRRSIGCVFQDFRLLPNRTAYENVAFALEVIGKTKAVARRVVPEVLELVGLGGKEHRYPHELSGGEQQRVAVARAFVNRPLILLADEPTGNLDPDTSIEIMRLLDRINRTGTTVVMVTHDSNIVNQMRRRVVEIESGRIVRDQARGVYG; from the coding sequence GTGATTCAGCTTGAGCAAGTGACGAAGACGTACCCGAAGGCGTCCCGGCCTTCGCTCGACAACGTGTCCGTCTCGATCGAGAAGGGCGAGTTCGTCTTCTTCATCGGGCCATCGGGCTCCGGGAAGTCCACGATCATCAAAATGCTGCTGCACGAGGTCGCCCCCAACAAGGGCCGGGTCGTCGTCAACGGCAAGGACGTCACCTCGATGCGTTCCTGGAAGCGACCCCACTTCCGGCGTTCCATCGGCTGTGTCTTCCAGGACTTCCGGCTGCTGCCGAACCGCACCGCCTACGAGAACGTGGCGTTCGCCCTGGAGGTGATCGGCAAGACCAAGGCGGTGGCCCGCCGGGTCGTGCCCGAGGTGCTGGAGTTGGTCGGTCTCGGTGGCAAGGAGCACCGCTACCCGCACGAGCTCTCCGGTGGTGAGCAGCAGCGGGTCGCGGTCGCGCGGGCGTTCGTGAACCGTCCACTGATCCTGCTGGCCGACGAGCCGACCGGAAACCTGGACCCGGACACCTCGATCGAGATCATGCGCCTGCTGGACCGGATCAACCGCACCGGCACGACCGTCGTGATGGTCACGCACGACTCCAACATCGTCAACCAGATGCGCCGCCGGGTCGTCGAGATCGAGAGCGGCCGGATCGTGCGCGACCAGGCCCGCGGCGTCTACGGGTGA
- the prfB gene encoding peptide chain release factor 2: MTAADYAEQLKELDATLRNIESVLDLDRLREEKARLEEQASAPDLWDDQARAQQVTSQLSYVNGEISKLGSLRSGLDDARVLLELAEDEADSGVLGEVESEIAGLTRAIQEMEVRTLLSGEYDSREALVAIRAGAGGVDAADFAEMLLRMYLRWAERHGYPTEVYETSYAEEAGLKSATFTVKVPYAYGTLSVESGTHRLVRISPFDNQGRRQTSFAGVEVLPVTEQTDHIDIPENEVRVDVYRSSGPGGQSVNTTDSAVRLTHIPTGIVVTCQNEKSQLQNKASAMRVLQSRLLERKRQEEEAKLAGLKTGSTSSWGDQMRSYVLHPYQMVKDLRTEQETGNPSSVFDGELDSFIEAGIRWRKQQQLANDAA; encoded by the coding sequence GTGACCGCTGCCGATTACGCCGAACAACTCAAGGAACTCGACGCGACCCTGCGCAACATCGAGTCGGTGCTCGACCTCGACCGCCTGCGGGAGGAGAAGGCCCGGCTGGAGGAGCAGGCGTCCGCGCCGGATCTCTGGGACGACCAGGCCCGGGCACAGCAGGTGACCTCGCAGCTGTCGTACGTCAACGGCGAGATCAGCAAGCTGGGCAGCCTGCGGTCCGGGCTGGACGACGCCCGGGTGCTGCTGGAGCTGGCCGAGGACGAGGCAGACTCCGGGGTGCTCGGCGAGGTCGAGTCGGAGATCGCCGGGCTGACCCGGGCCATCCAGGAGATGGAGGTCCGCACCCTGCTCTCCGGCGAGTACGACTCCCGGGAGGCGCTTGTCGCCATCCGGGCGGGCGCGGGCGGGGTGGACGCCGCCGACTTCGCCGAGATGCTGCTGCGGATGTACCTGCGCTGGGCCGAGCGGCACGGCTACCCGACGGAGGTCTACGAGACCTCGTACGCCGAGGAGGCCGGCCTCAAGTCCGCCACCTTCACCGTGAAGGTCCCGTACGCCTACGGCACGCTCAGCGTCGAGTCGGGCACCCACCGGCTGGTCCGGATCAGCCCGTTCGACAACCAGGGCCGTCGGCAGACCAGTTTCGCCGGGGTCGAGGTGCTGCCGGTCACCGAGCAGACCGACCACATCGACATCCCGGAGAACGAGGTACGGGTGGACGTCTACCGGTCGTCCGGCCCGGGTGGGCAGAGCGTCAACACCACCGACTCGGCGGTGCGACTCACCCACATCCCCACCGGCATCGTGGTGACCTGCCAGAACGAGAAGTCCCAGCTCCAGAACAAGGCCTCCGCGATGCGGGTGCTCCAGTCCCGGCTGCTGGAGCGCAAGCGGCAGGAGGAGGAGGCGAAGCTGGCCGGTCTGAAGACCGGGAGCACCAGCTCCTGGGGCGACCAGATGCGCTCGTACGTGCTGCACCCTTATCAGATGGTGAAGGATCTGCGAACCGAGCAGGAGACCGGCAATCCGTCCTCGGTCTTCGACGGCGAGCTGGACAGCTTCATCGAAGCCGGTATCCGCTGGCGCAAACAGCAGCAGCTCGCCAACGACGCTGCGTGA